The genome window ATGATGGTGTTCAGCACCAGCGCGAGCTGCGCGGGCGTCACCTGCACGTCACCCTGCCCGATGCTCATGTTGATCGAGAAACCGGGATACCACGTCTGTTTTTTGGCGGCGAACTGCGCGGCGCTGGGAATGTTGCCGCTCTTTTCCCCGATCAGCTCCAGTCCGGTCGGGTGCCCGAAGCCGAGCTGCTGAATGCGGTTCGAGACCACGTTGCTGTACGCCACCGGACTCTGGGCGGCGCTGTCGTAGTACCACGGGTTGCACGAGAACGCGATGGCCAATTTAGCGTCTACAGTTCCCAAGGAGTACCTCGCCCAGTTGCGCCAAGTGGCCCCACCAAAACGGTACAGCGGGTTGCAGGGGATGGTGCGGTTGCCCCACTTCTCCACGAAGGCCAGCGTGGTGCTCGGCTTGAAGACGCTGCCGGGATCGTAGGGCTGCACCACGCGGTTCTGCATCACCGCGTCGAGACTGCTGCTCAGCAGGGCGGCGGCCTTGGCCTTGGGGTCGGGGCTGGGCGTGCGCGAAAACCAGTTGGGATCGAAGGTCGGGCTGCTCGCCATCGCCAGCACCTCGCCCGTTCGGGGGTCGAGCGCGATGATCGCCCCGCGCACCAGCGGTTCGGGCGGCACATGGTACTTTGCCCGCCCCGCGTTGATGTCGGGCAGCGCCTCCTGAAGAGCCAGC of Deinococcus ruber contains these proteins:
- a CDS encoding penicillin-binding transpeptidase domain-containing protein, with amino-acid sequence IRRSEVTAAGRPQSDKVIDPGQKGSDVVLTIDSTLQRAAELALQEALPDINAGRAKYHVPPEPLVRGAIIALDPRTGEVLAMASSPTFDPNWFSRTPSPDPKAKAAALLSSSLDAVMQNRVVQPYDPGSVFKPSTTLAFVEKWGNRTIPCNPLYRFGGATWRNWARYSLGTVDAKLAIAFSCNPWYYDSAAQSPVAYSNVVSNRIQQLGFGHPTGLELIGEKSGNIPSAAQFAAKKQTWYPGFSINMSIGQGDVQVTPAQLALVLNTIINDGKKRELTVIKEVGGKPAPRKPVQDVSNGETATFELVKEGMGLTTNNTTHYATAKHILGPNFFPVRTGGKTGTAENALSRRYNYSYTNAFYEGYGPLSSPNFEVVVFFQNGGEGSGPALNAAAKVFAARWCLKLDDRHHALLDQTPCTGELGQMHAVYARELRQLSMNKRNK